Proteins encoded together in one Pseudomonas arsenicoxydans window:
- a CDS encoding L-serine ammonia-lyase, with amino-acid sequence MSLSVFDLFKIGIGPSSSHTVGPMRAAARFAEGLRREGLLTATTCVKVELYGSLGATGKGHGSDKAVLLGLEGEHPDTVNTETVAARLQEIRGNGRLNLLGEHSIAFNEKEHLAMIRKPLPYHPNGMIFRAFDAAGLQVRSREYYSVGGGFVVDEDAAGADRIVEDATPLTFPFKSAKDLLTHCTTYGLSISQVMLTNESAWRPEAETRAGLLHIWQVMQDCVAAGCRNEGILPGGLKVKRRAAALHRQLCKNPESSLRDPLSVLDWVNLYALAVNEENANGGRVVTAPTNGAAGIVPAVLHYYMRFIPGANEDGVVRFLLTAAAIGILYKENASISGAEVGCQGEVGVACSMAAGALCEVLGGTVQQVENAAEIGMEHNLGLTCDPIGGLVQVPCIERNAMGSVKAINAVRMALRGDGQHFVSLDKVIRTMRQTGADMKSKYKETARGGLAVNIIEC; translated from the coding sequence ATGTCGTTAAGCGTGTTCGACCTGTTCAAGATTGGCATCGGCCCCTCCAGCTCCCACACCGTCGGCCCGATGCGCGCAGCCGCGCGTTTTGCCGAAGGCTTGCGCCGTGAAGGGCTGCTGACGGCAACCACCTGCGTCAAAGTCGAGCTCTACGGCTCGCTCGGCGCCACCGGCAAAGGCCACGGCAGCGACAAGGCTGTGTTGCTCGGCCTGGAAGGCGAACACCCGGACACCGTGAATACCGAAACCGTCGCCGCCCGCCTGCAAGAAATCCGCGGCAACGGTCGCTTGAACCTGCTCGGTGAACACAGCATTGCGTTCAACGAGAAAGAACACCTGGCGATGATTCGCAAACCATTGCCGTATCACCCCAATGGCATGATTTTTCGCGCGTTCGATGCTGCCGGCTTGCAGGTCCGCAGCCGCGAGTATTACTCGGTCGGCGGTGGTTTTGTCGTCGATGAAGACGCGGCCGGTGCCGACCGCATCGTCGAAGACGCCACGCCGTTGACCTTTCCGTTCAAAAGCGCCAAGGACCTGCTGACTCATTGCACCACCTACGGCTTATCCATCAGCCAGGTGATGCTGACCAACGAAAGCGCCTGGCGCCCCGAGGCGGAAACCCGCGCCGGGCTGCTGCATATCTGGCAAGTGATGCAGGATTGCGTCGCCGCCGGTTGCCGCAACGAAGGAATCCTGCCCGGTGGATTGAAGGTCAAACGCCGCGCCGCCGCATTGCATCGGCAACTGTGCAAGAACCCGGAATCCTCATTGCGCGATCCGCTGTCGGTGCTGGACTGGGTCAACCTGTATGCCTTGGCGGTCAACGAAGAAAACGCCAACGGCGGACGTGTCGTTACCGCGCCCACAAACGGTGCAGCAGGAATCGTCCCCGCCGTTTTGCACTACTACATGCGCTTCATTCCCGGAGCCAATGAAGACGGCGTCGTGCGCTTTCTGCTGACCGCTGCTGCGATCGGCATTCTCTACAAGGAAAACGCCTCGATCTCCGGCGCCGAAGTCGGCTGCCAGGGTGAGGTCGGCGTGGCCTGTTCCATGGCGGCGGGCGCCTTGTGCGAGGTGCTGGGCGGCACGGTACAGCAAGTGGAAAACGCTGCGGAAATCGGCATGGAACACAACCTCGGCCTGACCTGTGACCCAATTGGCGGACTGGTGCAAGTGCCTTGCATCGAACGTAACGCCATGGGCTCCGTCAAGGCGATCAACGCGGTACGCATGGCCCTGCGCGGCGACGGTCAGCACTTTGTCTCGCTCGACAAGGTCATCCGCACCATGCGCCAGACCGGCGCCGACATGAAAAGCAAATACAAGGAAACCGCCCGCGGCGGTTTGGCGGTCAACATTATCGAGTGCTGA
- the gcvP gene encoding aminomethyl-transferring glycine dehydrogenase encodes MTQVNLSTANEFIARHIGPRAGDEQAMLNSLGFDSLEALSASVIPDSIKGTSVLGLEDGLSEADALALIKSIAGKNQLFKTFIGQGYYGTHTPSPILRNLLENPAWYTAYTPYQPEISQGRLEALLNFQTLISDLTGLPIANASLLDEATAAAEAMTFCKRLSKNKGSHAFFASVHCHPQTLDVLRTRAEPLGIDVVVGDERELSDVTPFFGALLQYPASNGDVFDYRELTERFHAANALVAVAADLLALTVLTPPGEFGADVAIGSAQRFGVPLGFGGPHAAYFSTKDAFKRDMPGRLVGVSVDRFGKPALRLAMQTREQHIRREKATSNICTAQVLLANIASMYAVYHGPKGLTQIANRVHHLTAILAKGLSTIGLNVEQETFFDTLTIKTGANTAALHDKARTQQINLRVVDAERLGLSLDETTSQADVETLWALLADGKTLPDFAALAASVVSTFPAALVRQSPILSHPVFNRYHSETELMRYLRKLADKDLALDRTMIPLGSCTMKLNAASEMIPVTWAEFGALHPFAPAEQSAGYQQLTDELEAMLCAATGYDAISLQPNAGSQGEYAGLLAIRAYHQSRGEDRRDICLIPSSAHGTNPATANMAGMRVVVTACDARGNVDIEDLRAKAIEHREHLAALMITYPSTHGVFEEGIREICGIIHDHGGQVYIDGANMNAMVGLCAPGKFGGDVSHLNLHKTFCIPHGGGGPGVGPIGVKSHLTPFLPGHGTMERKEGAVCAAPFGSASILPITWMYIRMMGGAGLKRASQLAILNANYISRRLEEHYPVLYTGSNGLVAHECILDLRPLKDSSGISVDDVAKRLIDFGFHAPTMSFPVAGTLMIEPTESESKEELDRFCDAMIRIREEIRAVENGTLDKEDNPLKNAPHTAAEIVGEWTHPYSREQAVYPVASLIEGKYWPPVGRVDNVFGDRNLVCACPSIESYA; translated from the coding sequence ATGACTCAAGTAAACCTTTCGACCGCCAACGAATTCATCGCCCGCCACATCGGTCCGCGTGCTGGCGACGAGCAAGCAATGCTCAACAGCCTCGGTTTTGACTCCCTGGAAGCCCTGAGCGCCAGCGTCATTCCCGACAGCATCAAAGGCACCAGCGTCCTCGGCCTCGAAGACGGTCTGAGCGAGGCCGATGCCCTGGCCTTGATCAAATCCATCGCCGGTAAAAACCAGCTGTTCAAGACCTTCATCGGCCAGGGCTACTACGGCACGCACACGCCGTCGCCGATCCTGCGCAACCTGTTGGAAAACCCGGCCTGGTACACCGCCTACACCCCGTACCAGCCAGAAATTTCCCAAGGCCGTCTCGAAGCGCTGCTGAACTTCCAGACCCTGATCAGCGACCTCACCGGCCTGCCGATCGCTAACGCCTCGCTGCTCGACGAAGCCACCGCCGCCGCTGAAGCGATGACCTTCTGCAAACGCCTGAGCAAGAACAAGGGCAGCCACGCGTTCTTCGCGTCCGTGCATTGCCACCCGCAAACCCTCGACGTACTGCGCACCCGTGCCGAGCCATTGGGCATCGACGTGGTGGTCGGCGACGAGCGTGAACTGAGCGACGTGACGCCATTCTTCGGCGCGCTGCTGCAATACCCGGCGAGCAACGGTGATGTCTTCGACTACCGCGAACTGACCGAACGCTTCCACGCCGCCAACGCGCTGGTCGCCGTCGCGGCTGACCTGCTGGCCCTGACCGTACTGACCCCGCCGGGCGAATTCGGCGCCGACGTGGCCATCGGCAGCGCGCAACGCTTCGGCGTGCCGCTGGGCTTCGGTGGTCCGCACGCCGCTTACTTCTCGACCAAAGATGCGTTCAAGCGCGACATGCCGGGCCGTCTGGTCGGTGTCTCCGTGGACCGCTTCGGCAAGCCGGCCCTGCGCCTGGCGATGCAAACCCGCGAGCAACATATCCGCCGCGAGAAAGCCACGTCGAACATCTGCACCGCACAAGTGCTGCTGGCCAACATCGCCAGCATGTACGCCGTGTACCACGGTCCGAAAGGCCTGACGCAGATTGCCAACCGCGTGCATCACCTGACCGCGATTCTGGCCAAAGGCTTGAGCACCATCGGCCTGAACGTCGAGCAGGAAACCTTCTTCGACACCCTGACGATCAAGACCGGCGCCAACACCGCCGCATTGCACGACAAGGCGCGCACCCAGCAGATCAACCTGCGTGTGGTCGATGCTGAGCGTCTGGGCCTGTCCCTCGACGAAACCACCTCGCAAGCCGACGTGGAAACCCTGTGGGCCCTGCTCGCCGACGGCAAAACCCTGCCGGACTTCGCCGCCCTCGCCGCGTCCGTGGTCAGCACCTTCCCGGCCGCACTGGTCCGCCAATCGCCGATCCTCAGCCACCCTGTGTTCAACCGTTATCATTCGGAAACCGAGCTGATGCGCTACCTGCGCAAGCTCGCCGACAAGGACCTGGCGCTGGATCGCACCATGATCCCGCTGGGTTCGTGCACGATGAAACTCAACGCTGCCAGCGAAATGATCCCGGTCACCTGGGCTGAATTCGGTGCCCTGCACCCGTTCGCTCCGGCCGAGCAAAGCGCTGGTTACCAGCAACTGACCGACGAACTGGAAGCGATGCTCTGCGCCGCGACTGGCTATGACGCGATCTCGCTGCAACCGAACGCCGGCTCCCAAGGTGAATACGCCGGCCTGCTGGCGATTCGTGCCTATCACCAGAGCCGTGGCGAAGACCGTCGCGACATCTGCCTGATCCCGTCCTCGGCCCACGGCACCAACCCGGCGACCGCCAACATGGCCGGTATGCGCGTAGTCGTCACCGCGTGCGATGCCCGTGGCAACGTCGACATCGAAGACCTGCGCGCCAAGGCCATCGAGCACCGCGAACACCTCGCTGCGCTGATGATCACTTATCCGTCGACCCACGGTGTGTTCGAAGAAGGCATCCGCGAAATCTGCGGCATCATTCATGACCACGGCGGCCAGGTGTACATCGACGGCGCCAACATGAACGCAATGGTCGGCCTGTGTGCGCCGGGCAAGTTCGGCGGCGACGTGTCGCACCTGAACCTGCACAAGACCTTCTGCATTCCGCACGGCGGTGGCGGCCCGGGCGTTGGCCCGATTGGCGTGAAGTCGCACCTGACGCCGTTCCTGCCGGGTCACGGCACCATGGAACGCAAGGAAGGCGCGGTCTGCGCGGCACCGTTCGGCAGCGCGAGCATTCTGCCGATCACCTGGATGTACATTCGGATGATGGGTGGCGCGGGTCTCAAGCGTGCTTCGCAACTGGCGATTCTCAACGCCAACTACATTTCCCGCCGCCTCGAAGAGCACTACCCGGTGCTGTACACCGGCAGCAACGGCCTGGTGGCGCACGAATGCATCCTCGACCTGCGCCCGCTGAAAGACAGCAGCGGCATCAGCGTCGATGACGTCGCCAAGCGCCTGATCGACTTCGGCTTCCACGCCCCGACCATGTCGTTCCCGGTCGCCGGCACGCTGATGATCGAGCCGACCGAAAGCGAATCCAAGGAGGAACTGGACCGTTTCTGCGACGCCATGATCCGCATCCGCGAAGAAATCCGCGCCGTGGAAAACGGCACCCTGGACAAGGAAGACAACCCGCTGAAAAACGCTCCGCACACCGCCGCGGAAATCGTCGGCGAGTGGACGCACCCGTACAGCCGTGAGCAAGCGGTGTACCCGGTTGCGTCGCTGATCGAAGGCAAGTACTGGCCACCGGTCGGCCGCGTCGACAACGTGTTTGGCGATCGCAACCTGGTTTGCGCCTGCCCGTCGATCGAAAGCTACGCTTAA
- a CDS encoding cold-shock protein → MSQRQSGTVKWFNDEKGFGFITPESGPDLFVHFRAIQGNGFKSLKEGQKVTFVAVQGQKGMQADEVQAEA, encoded by the coding sequence ATGTCCCAACGTCAGAGCGGTACCGTCAAGTGGTTTAACGACGAGAAAGGTTTTGGTTTTATCACTCCTGAAAGCGGTCCGGATCTGTTCGTGCATTTCCGCGCCATCCAGGGCAACGGCTTCAAGAGCCTGAAAGAAGGCCAGAAAGTGACTTTCGTTGCTGTGCAAGGCCAGAAAGGCATGCAGGCTGACGAAGTACAAGCAGAAGCTTAA
- a CDS encoding sigma-54-dependent transcriptional regulator has translation MRIHVSFIDRVGITQEVLALLGGRNLNLDAVEMVPPNVYIDAPTLSPEVLDELRDALLSVRGVQTMTVVDILPGQRRHLQLDALLAAMTDPVLALDSAGKVLLANPALIALYGREPAGESVADLFADPALLDALLENGFRLPLREITVNGQTLLLDATPITDAGALLTLYQPNRIGERLSALHHDHAEGFDALLGESPAIRTLKARAQRVAALDAPLLIQGETGTGKELVARACHAISARHSSPFLALNCAALPENLAESELFGYAPGAFTGAQRGGKPGLMELANQGTVFLDEIGEMSPYLQAKLLRFLNDGSFRRVGGDREVKVNVRILSATHRDLEKMVSEGSFREDLFYRLNVLNVEVPPLRERGQDILLLARYFMQQACAQIQRPVCRLAPGTYPALLGNRWPGNVRQLQNVIFRAAAICESSLVDIGDLDIAGTSVARQSDSDVDSLEQAMEEFEKTLLEKLYVSYPSTRQLASRLQTSHTAIAHRLRKYGIPNKP, from the coding sequence ATGCGTATCCACGTCAGCTTCATCGACCGCGTCGGCATTACCCAGGAAGTCCTGGCTCTGCTCGGTGGGCGCAATCTCAATCTGGATGCGGTGGAGATGGTGCCGCCGAACGTCTACATCGACGCCCCGACCTTGAGTCCAGAGGTGCTCGACGAACTGCGCGACGCGCTGCTCAGCGTGCGCGGCGTGCAAACGATGACGGTGGTCGACATCCTTCCCGGCCAGCGTCGGCACTTGCAACTCGATGCGTTGCTCGCCGCCATGACCGACCCGGTGCTGGCGCTGGACAGCGCCGGCAAGGTGTTGCTGGCCAACCCGGCATTGATCGCCTTGTATGGTCGCGAACCGGCCGGTGAAAGCGTCGCCGACCTGTTTGCCGATCCGGCATTGCTCGACGCGCTGCTGGAAAACGGCTTTCGCCTGCCGCTGCGCGAGATCACCGTCAACGGTCAGACCCTATTGCTGGACGCCACGCCGATCACCGACGCGGGCGCCCTGCTGACCTTGTACCAACCCAACCGCATCGGCGAACGCCTGTCGGCGCTGCACCATGATCACGCCGAAGGTTTCGACGCGCTGTTGGGCGAGTCCCCGGCAATTCGTACGCTCAAGGCGCGCGCCCAACGCGTGGCGGCACTCGATGCACCGCTGTTGATCCAAGGTGAAACCGGCACCGGCAAAGAATTGGTGGCGCGGGCCTGCCACGCTATCAGCGCTCGGCACAGCTCACCTTTCCTGGCGCTGAACTGCGCGGCACTGCCGGAGAACCTCGCTGAAAGTGAACTGTTCGGCTATGCCCCCGGCGCCTTCACCGGTGCGCAACGGGGCGGCAAACCGGGGCTGATGGAACTGGCCAACCAGGGCACGGTGTTTCTCGATGAGATCGGTGAGATGTCGCCGTACTTGCAGGCGAAACTGCTGCGTTTCCTCAATGACGGCAGCTTCCGTCGAGTGGGTGGTGACCGTGAGGTAAAGGTCAACGTGCGGATCCTCAGCGCGACCCATCGCGACCTGGAAAAAATGGTCAGCGAAGGCTCGTTCCGCGAAGACCTGTTCTACCGCCTCAATGTCCTCAACGTCGAAGTCCCGCCCCTGCGCGAACGCGGTCAGGACATCCTGCTACTGGCCCGCTACTTCATGCAGCAGGCCTGCGCGCAGATCCAGCGCCCGGTCTGCCGCCTGGCGCCAGGCACTTATCCGGCGCTGCTGGGTAATCGCTGGCCGGGCAACGTCCGGCAATTGCAGAACGTCATCTTCCGCGCCGCGGCGATCTGCGAAAGCAGCCTGGTGGACATCGGCGATCTCGATATCGCCGGCACCTCGGTGGCGCGCCAGAGCGACAGCGATGTCGACAGCCTTGAGCAAGCGATGGAAGAGTTCGAAAAAACCCTGCTGGAAAAACTCTACGTCAGCTACCCCTCGACCCGGCAACTGGCCAGTCGTCTGCAAACCTCCCACACCGCGATTGCCCATCGGTTGCGCAAGTACGGGATTCCCAACAAGCCGTAG
- the gcvT gene encoding glycine cleavage system aminomethyltransferase GcvT, translating to MSTEHLLKTPLHALHIELGARMVPFAGYDMPVQYPLGVMKEHQHTRDQAGLFDVSHMGQIRLTSANAAKALETLVPVDIIDLPVGMQRYAMFTNETGGILDDLMVANLGNDELFLVVNAACKDQDLAHLRQHIGDQCTIEPLFEERALLALQGPAAVTVLARLAPEVAKMTFMQFTRVKLLGVDCFVSRSGYTGEDGFEISVPAANAEALARALLAEPEVAAIGLGARDSLRLEAGLCLYGHDMNTDTTPIEASLLWAISKPRRADGARAGGFPGAETVFAQQQNGVSRKRVGLLPQERTPVREGAEIVNEAGDIIGTVCSGGFGPTLGGPLAMGYLDSKYIAIDTPVWAIVRGKKVPLLVSKMPFVAQRYYRG from the coding sequence ATGTCCACCGAACACCTGTTGAAAACCCCGTTGCACGCTCTGCACATCGAACTTGGCGCCCGCATGGTGCCGTTCGCCGGCTACGACATGCCCGTGCAATACCCGCTGGGCGTGATGAAAGAACACCAGCACACCCGTGATCAGGCCGGGCTGTTCGATGTCTCGCACATGGGGCAGATCCGCCTGACCAGCGCCAATGCCGCCAAGGCCCTGGAAACCCTGGTGCCGGTAGACATCATCGACTTGCCGGTGGGCATGCAACGCTACGCGATGTTCACCAACGAAACCGGTGGCATCCTCGACGACCTGATGGTCGCCAATCTGGGTAACGACGAGCTGTTCCTGGTGGTTAACGCCGCTTGCAAGGATCAGGACCTGGCGCACCTGCGCCAACACATCGGCGATCAGTGCACCATCGAGCCACTCTTCGAAGAACGCGCGTTGCTGGCGTTGCAAGGTCCGGCGGCAGTCACTGTGCTCGCGCGCCTGGCGCCTGAAGTGGCGAAGATGACCTTCATGCAGTTCACCCGTGTGAAACTGCTGGGCGTGGACTGCTTTGTCAGCCGTTCGGGCTACACCGGTGAAGACGGTTTCGAAATCTCCGTGCCGGCGGCCAACGCCGAAGCCCTGGCTCGCGCCCTGCTGGCCGAGCCTGAAGTGGCAGCCATCGGCCTTGGCGCCCGCGATTCGCTGCGCCTGGAAGCCGGCCTGTGCCTCTACGGCCACGACATGAACACCGACACCACCCCAATCGAAGCCAGCCTGTTGTGGGCCATCTCCAAGCCACGTCGCGCCGATGGCGCACGGGCTGGCGGCTTCCCTGGCGCTGAAACCGTATTCGCGCAACAGCAAAACGGCGTCAGCCGCAAACGCGTCGGCTTGCTGCCCCAGGAACGCACTCCGGTGCGCGAAGGCGCTGAAATCGTCAATGAAGCAGGCGACATCATCGGCACCGTGTGCAGCGGCGGTTTTGGCCCCACCTTGGGCGGTCCTTTGGCGATGGGTTACCTCGACAGCAAGTACATCGCCATCGACACACCCGTTTGGGCGATTGTTCGTGGGAAAAAGGTGCCTTTGCTTGTAAGCAAAATGCCATTTGTTGCACAACGCTACTATCGCGGCTGA
- a CDS encoding RDD family protein, with protein MSKHLLTPQGDFPAATLGRRLAAMFYDFLLCTALLIVTSGIYKMIQMAIIGEDKMRALTEAGALDGDPLLSTVLLFVLFGFFAKFWTWSGQTLGMQVWCIRVQNADGSSISLWQALLRFVVSIASLLCVGLGFIWSLFDKQKRSWHDIYSNTRIVRVPKKTK; from the coding sequence ATGTCCAAACACCTGCTCACTCCCCAGGGCGACTTCCCCGCCGCCACCTTGGGTCGGCGCCTGGCAGCCATGTTCTATGACTTTCTGTTGTGTACCGCGCTGCTGATCGTCACCAGCGGCATCTACAAGATGATCCAGATGGCAATCATCGGCGAAGACAAGATGCGCGCCCTCACCGAAGCCGGCGCGCTGGACGGCGATCCGTTGCTGTCGACGGTGCTGTTGTTCGTGTTGTTTGGCTTCTTTGCCAAGTTCTGGACCTGGTCCGGTCAGACGCTGGGCATGCAGGTGTGGTGCATCCGCGTGCAGAACGCCGACGGCTCGTCCATCAGCCTGTGGCAGGCGCTGTTGCGGTTTGTGGTGTCGATCGCGTCGTTGCTGTGCGTTGGCCTGGGCTTCATCTGGTCGCTGTTCGATAAACAGAAACGCAGCTGGCATGACATCTACTCCAACACCCGGATTGTGCGCGTCCCGAAAAAGACCAAGTAA
- a CDS encoding DUF5064 family protein — MAQFEPGHLHIERHALTDDDVNYNVCIDYKVAQDPKDGKEKGMLFTMHGSIQGKDFNEEFFLPKDQAYNFASNVTKIAEKYGIPKTHSSIGSAHKHYDLMFEDVRVQLNMKSGDPVNPEHLD; from the coding sequence ATGGCACAGTTCGAGCCCGGTCACTTACACATTGAGCGCCATGCGCTGACCGATGACGATGTCAACTACAACGTGTGCATCGACTACAAAGTTGCTCAGGATCCCAAGGACGGAAAAGAAAAAGGGATGCTGTTCACCATGCACGGCAGCATTCAGGGTAAGGATTTCAACGAAGAATTTTTCCTGCCAAAGGATCAGGCGTACAACTTCGCCAGCAACGTGACGAAAATCGCCGAGAAGTACGGGATTCCCAAGACGCATAGCAGCATCGGCTCGGCGCACAAACATTACGACCTGATGTTTGAGGATGTGCGGGTGCAACTCAACATGAAGTCGGGCGACCCAGTCAATCCCGAGCACCTGGACTAA
- the nadA gene encoding quinolinate synthase NadA has protein sequence MTQISERLLVQAHLDAKQPKPLTAEEEAFYRAAIAAELKAQDAVLVAHFYCDPVIQALAEETGGCVSDSLEMARFGSAHPAKTVVVAGVKFMGETAKILNPEKRILMPTLEATCSLDLGCPVDEFSAFCDQHPERTVVVYANTSAAVKARADWVVTSSCALEIVESLMDNGETIIWGPDKHLGTYIQRQTGADMLLWDGACIVHEEFKSEQLEDMKALYPDAAILVHPESPTSVIELADAVGSTSQLIAAAKSLPNKTLIVATDRGIFYKMQQLCPDKVFIEAPTAGNGAACRSCAHCPWMAMNTLERLLKSLKEGANEIFVDPALIPQAIRPLKRMLDFTQAARMKLAGNA, from the coding sequence GCCGAGGAGGAAGCTTTCTATCGTGCCGCCATCGCTGCCGAGCTCAAGGCTCAGGACGCGGTGCTGGTTGCTCACTTCTATTGCGATCCGGTGATTCAGGCCCTGGCCGAAGAAACCGGTGGTTGCGTCTCCGACTCACTGGAGATGGCTCGTTTCGGCAGCGCTCACCCGGCCAAGACCGTGGTCGTTGCCGGTGTGAAGTTCATGGGCGAAACCGCTAAGATCCTCAATCCTGAAAAACGCATACTGATGCCGACCCTCGAAGCGACGTGCTCGCTGGACCTGGGTTGCCCGGTGGACGAGTTTTCGGCGTTCTGCGATCAACACCCGGAACGTACTGTGGTGGTCTATGCCAACACCTCAGCGGCGGTCAAAGCGCGTGCGGACTGGGTAGTGACGTCCAGCTGCGCGCTGGAAATCGTCGAAAGCCTGATGGATAACGGCGAGACCATCATCTGGGGCCCGGACAAACACCTGGGCACCTACATCCAGCGTCAGACCGGTGCGGACATGCTGCTGTGGGACGGTGCCTGCATCGTTCACGAAGAGTTCAAGTCCGAGCAGCTCGAAGACATGAAGGCGCTATACCCGGACGCCGCGATTCTGGTGCACCCGGAGTCGCCGACATCAGTGATCGAGCTGGCAGACGCCGTGGGTTCCACCAGTCAGTTGATTGCGGCGGCGAAGAGCCTGCCGAACAAGACCCTGATCGTCGCCACCGATCGCGGCATCTTCTACAAGATGCAGCAGCTGTGCCCGGACAAGGTCTTCATCGAGGCGCCAACGGCCGGTAACGGCGCGGCCTGCCGCAGTTGCGCGCACTGCCCTTGGATGGCGATGAATACCCTTGAGCGCTTGCTCAAGAGCTTGAAGGAAGGGGCGAACGAGATCTTTGTTGACCCGGCGTTGATTCCGCAAGCGATTCGACCGTTGAAGCGGATGCTCGACTTCACCCAGGCTGCGCGGATGAAGCTGGCTGGTAACGCTTAA
- the gcvH gene encoding glycine cleavage system protein GcvH — protein sequence MSELRFTEDHEWLRTEADGSVTVGITAFAQNALGDVVFVQLPELQSYDKGAEAATVESVKAASGVYMPLDGEVLEVNPALDSSPELVNEDPLGEGWFFRFKPADASAVANLLDQDAYDRLIKANAEA from the coding sequence ATGAGCGAATTGCGTTTTACTGAAGATCACGAATGGCTGCGCACCGAAGCTGACGGCAGCGTCACAGTCGGTATCACCGCCTTCGCACAGAACGCCTTGGGCGACGTGGTTTTCGTACAACTGCCTGAGCTGCAGTCCTACGACAAAGGCGCTGAAGCCGCCACAGTGGAATCGGTAAAAGCCGCCAGCGGCGTGTACATGCCACTCGACGGTGAAGTGTTGGAAGTGAACCCGGCGCTCGACAGCAGCCCGGAACTGGTCAACGAAGATCCGCTGGGCGAAGGCTGGTTTTTCCGCTTCAAGCCAGCCGACGCTTCGGCTGTCGCCAACCTGCTGGATCAGGACGCCTACGACCGCCTGATCAAAGCCAACGCCGAAGCCTGA